The Miltoncostaea marina DNA window GCTACGTGGCCGGCTACCGCGACATGGCCCGGGCCGACCGCGGCCCCGTGCTCGCGCCGGGGGTGACCATGCGCGTGGTGGCCGTGGGCTTCGGCGCCGTGGCCCTCGGCTCGGGGCCGGGCGGCCTGGCGGTCGACTTCTGGGCCCTGCGCCGCGCCGGCGCCGGCCTGCACGAGGCCGCCCGGCGGGTGCTGGGCTTCAACACGCTGGAGTGGGCGATCCTTGGCGTCGGGGCCGCGCTCGCGGGCGCCCTTGCGCTGTCCGGCCTGGCCGGCGACGTGCCGACGGCCATGGCGGCGACCTGGCTGGCCGTCGTGCCGCTCTGCGTGGCGCTGGGCATGCTCGTCAGCTCGCCGCGGGCGGCGGCGCGGCTGTCGCGGGTCGACCCCGCCCGGCGCCGCCACGGCCTCCACGGCGTGGCGCTGCGCCGGCCCGGCACCTGGCTGCCCTGGGTCGCCGACAAGCTGCGGGTCGCGTTCGCCGACTCGGTCGGCGGGCTGGTGCTGGTGCGCCACGTCGTGCGCCGCCCGGTCCGCTACCGCTGGGGCATCGCCGGCTTCGGCCTCTACTGGCTGGGCCAGCTCACGATCGTGCAGGGCGCGATCCTCGCCTTCGAGGAGCACCTCAACCCGGTCGCCCTCGTGCTCGCCTTCGCGACCGGCTACGCCGCGACCGCGCTGCCGCTGCCCGGCGGCGGGGCCGGCGGGGTCGAGGCGTCGATGGCCTTCGCGCTGCACGCGACCGGGGTGAGCCTCGAGGCGGCGGTCCTCGCCGTCTTCACGTTCCGGGTGGTGAGCTTCTGGGTGCCGATCGTCCCAGCGATGTTCGTCGCCACGTCGATCCCGCGGCTGCACGAGGAGCTGCTGCCGGCCACGCCGCGCCAGTCCTGGTGAGGCGGCCCGCTCAGCCCACCAGCGCGGCCAGGTCGGGCGCGACGACGTCCGGCGACGGCTCGACCCGCGGCACCTCCTCCGCGGCCGTCACGCCGCTCAGCACCAGGGCGAAGCGGGCGCCGAGGGCGCGGGCGAGCGCCCCGTCGGTCGAGGGCCGGTCGCCGACCACCGTGGCGACCGGCCCGACGCGCTCGGCCACGAGGGCCCGCATGGGCCGGTGCGGCTTGCCCGCCACCTCGGGCTCGGCGCCCGCGGCGTAGGCGACCGCGGCCAGCAGCGACCCGGCGCCCGGCAGCAGGCCGTCGGGGGTCGGGTAGGTGGCGTCCTCGTTCGTGCCCACCAGCCGGGCGCCCGCGCGGACCGCGTCGGCCGCCCGCGCCAGGCGGGCGAAGTCGAACTCGCGGTGCCAGCCCACCACCACGACGTGCGCGGGCCCCTCCTCCACGAGGCGGGCGCCCCGCGCGGCCAGCGCCTCGCGCACCCCGGCGCCGGCGCACGGCAGCACGACCGAGCCCGGGGCGACGAGCGTCGCGGCGGCCTGGGCGGAGGTCAGCAGGTCATCCCGCTCGCAGGGCACGCCGAACGACGCGAGCTTGGCGAGCTGCTCGCCGACCGTCGCCCCCGCGTTGTTGGTCAGGAACACCACCCGCACGCCCCGGCCCCGCAGCCGCGCCACGGCGGCGGCCGCGCCGGCGATCGGCGCCGTGCCGCGCCAGAGGACGCCGTCCAGGTCGAGGGCCCAGGTCGCCACCGCCGAAGTCTCCCACCGGGCGGGCTCGCCCGCGCCGGGCCGGGCGGCGAGGATGGGAGGGACGGCGGCGGGTGGTCCGCCGCGGCGACGGGGGAGGCGACGCATGCCGGCACGGAGCCCGCGGGAGACCGCGCTCGCGTACATGGAGGCCTGGAACGCGCACGACGCCGGCGCCTGCGCGGCGTGCTTCGCCGAGGACGGCGTGCGCGAGGGGCGCATCCTCGCCCGGGCCACCGCCGGCGGCGCGCGCTTCCCGCGCTTCGTCGGCCGCCCGGCCATCCGGGAGCGCATCGCCGGCTACATGGAGGCCGTGCCCGACCTGCGGGTCGAGGTGCTGCGCGTCGGCGAGGGGCCGGAGGACACCGCCTGGCTCGAGTGGCGCCTGACGGGCACCCACGAGCGGGACTGGGGCGCGTGGACCGCGCGCGGCGAGCGCGTCGACGTGCCGGCGGTGTCGGTCTACCGGGTGCGCGACGGGCTCATCGCGGAGGAGGCCGAGTACATCGATCCCGCGGTGATGATGACCCCGCCCGGCTGACGCGGGTTTCCCCGCAGGCGCGCACCGCGCCGTCGCGGTCGCGCCGGGGCGGTCCCGGGGCCATGCTCGGGTCGACGAGGAGGAGACCATGTGGGCGACGGTTGAGGGGACGGAGGGGCGGACGCGCCGGGCGGAGCCCGCGCGGCCCGGGCTGGCGGGGCTGGCGGCGGCGCTCGCCGACCGCGAGCGCGCCGCGCTGCTCGCGCCGGCCGGCGAGGCGGGCGAACGGCTGCGCGAGGAGGCCGCCGGCGCGCGGCTGCTGCTGGAGGCCGCCGCGGGCGCGGCGCTGTCGGCGGGCGCGTCCGTCTGGGACCTGCGCGCCGCGGTGATGGCGTCGTCGGACGCGCGCGGGCGCATGGGGGCCTCCGGCGCGGTCGCCGTGGCGTGCGCCCGGCTGGCCGACGTCGAGGACCTCATGCTCGACGAGGGGGGCGCGCTGGGCGGGGAGGTCCCGGCGGCCCGCACCGCCGAGCTGGCGCACGTGCTCGGGCGCGAGCGCGCGAAGCTGTTCGCGGCCGTGCGGGCCGCCCTGGTGCGCGGCGTGCCGCCGTCGGCGATCCTCGAGACCGCCGCGGCCGCGGGCCTCGACCTGGAGGAGGGCGACCTGGCGCTGGCCTTCGAGCGGCACCGGTAGCACCCGGCCCCGGGCGGCTGGCCCTCGCCGGGCCGCCCGGGGGATGATCGGCCCAGATGCGCATCGCGCTCGTCTGCCCGTACTCCTGGACGTCCCCGGGGGGCGTGCAGAGCCACGTGCGCGGCCTGGCGCGCGCGCTGACCGACGCCGGCCTGGCGGTGCGGGTCGTGGCGCCGGCCGACGGGCCCGTGGAGCCCGGGCTCGTGCGGGCGGTCGGCCGCACTGTGCCGGTGCGCGACAACGGCTCCGTGGTGCCGGTGGCCCTCGCGCCCGCTGCGGTGCGGCGCACCGCGCGGGCCGTCCGCGACGGCGGCTTCGACGTGGTCCACGTGCACGAGCCGGTCATCCCGGCGGTCGGCCTGACGGCCGTGCTCGCCGCCGGCGACGCGGCGCTGGTCGGCACGTTCCACCGCTACGCGGAGCGCCCGGGCTGGTACCGGGTCTTCGGCGCCCTCTGCCGCGCCGTCCTGGGCCGCCTGGACGCGCGCGTGGCCGTCTCCGAGGCCGCGCGGCGGCACGTGGCCGCCACCTGCCCCGGCGAGTACCTGGTGATCCCGAACGGCATCGACGCCGGCGCCCAGCCGCGCGGCCGGCGCGACGACGACGGCCGCGCGGGGAGGCTCGTGTTCGTGGGCCGGCCGGACGCCCGCAAGGGGCTCGGCGTGCTGCTGGACGCGTTCGCCCGCCTGCCGGGCCGCCCGACCCTCGACCTGGTGGGCGTCGAGGCGGCCGCGGTGCCGGCGCGGGCGCTCGACGGCGCGCGCGGCCGGGTGCGGGCCCACGGGGTGGTGAGCGACGCCCGCCGCGACGCCCTCCTGCGCCGGGCCGACGTGCTCTGCCTGCCCGCGCTCTCGGGCGAGAGCTTCGGCATCGTCGCGGCCGAGGCGATGGCGGCGGGGCTGCCGGTGGTCGCCACGCGGGTCGGCGGCCTGCCGGAGCTGGTGCGCCCCGGCACCGGGGCCCTGGTGCCGCCCGGCGACCCGGCCGCGACCGCCGCGGCGATCCAGCGCCTGCTGAGCCGCCCCGAGGACCGCCTGCGCGCCGGGCGGGCCGCGCGCAGGCGGGCGCTCGAGCTCGACTGGTCGCGCGTGGCGGCCCGCCTGCTCGACGTGTACGCCGAGGCGCTCGCGCGGCGAATGGCCCGGGCCGCCGGCGCCCGGCCCGGCTGATCCACGGGGCGCGCCGGCGGCCCGCCCGCCCGGTGGGGTAGCGTCGGTCGCCGGTGGATCCTGCGACGGCCATCGGGAGCGTCTTCGCGGCGGTGGGGCTGTCCGGCGCCGCCGGGCTCAACGCCTACCTGCCGCTGCTCGCGGGCGCCCTGCTGGAGCGCCTCGGCGTCGTGGAGCTCGGGGAGCCGTTCGGCGCCCTGTCCTCCGACGCGGGGATCGCCGTGCTGGCGGCGCTGCTGGCGGCCGACGTCGTGGCCGACAAGGTCCCCGGGGTCGACCACCTGCTCCACGTGGCCGGGGCGGTGATCCACCCGGTCGCGGGCGCGCTCCTCTTCGTCGGCGGCACGGGCCCCGAGACCGGCATCCCGGCCGCCGTGGCGGCGATCCTCGGCGCGGCCACGGCCGAGACGGTGCACGGCGGGCGCGCGGCGCTGCGCCCGGCCTCGACCGCGACCACCGCCGGCGTGGGCAACCCGGTGCTCTCGCTGGCCGAGGACCTGGGCTCGCTCGCGCTCACCGTGCTGGCGTTCGCCGCGCCGCTCGTCGCGCTGCTGGTCGTGCTGGCCCTGCTGGCGGCCGCGATCGGCGGCGTCCGCCGGCTGGTCGGGGCGGCGGCGCGGAGGCCACGCGGGCGCGGGTGACGCCCCGTGCCGGGTGGCCGCCGCGCGCCGGCCGCGGTCGCCACCGGCGTATCGTGGTGACGACGAGGGGGCCACATGGACGCCGACGTCCTCGGGACGGCTCATGAGGCATACGGGCGACGCGCGTGGGCGCTCGCGCACGAGCTCCTCGGGCGGGCCGACGCCGTCGCGCCGCTCGGCGCCGATGACCTCGAGCGGCTGGCCGTCGCGGCCTACATGCTCGGCCGGGACGACGAGCAGATCGACGCGCTCGCGCGTGCCCATCGCGCCCACCTCCGCGGCGGCCGGCGCGCGGGCGCCGTGCGCGCCGCGTTCTGGCTGGCCGTCCACCTGACCATCAGGGGGGAGGCCGCCCGGGCCACGGGATGGCTGCGCCGGGCGCGCCGGCTGATGGCCCAGGAGGCGGGCGACTGCCCGGAGCGGGGCTACCTGGCCTCGGCGGACGCGCTGCGGTGCATGGCGTCAGGGGACTGGGCGGGCACCCGCCTCGCGGCGAGCCGCGCCGTCGAGGCCGGGCAGCGGTTCGGCGACCCGGACCTGGTCGCGCTCGGGCTCGCGGACCTCGGACGGGCGCTGGTCGAGGAGGGCTCCGTCGTCGACGGCCTCGAGGCGCTCGACGAGGCGATGGTGGCGGCCACGGCGGGCGAGCTGACGCCGGTCGCCACGGGCTTCGTCTACTGCGGCGTGATCGAGGGCTGCCACGCGGCGTTCGATCTGGCGCGCGCCGGCGAGTGGACCGCCGCGCTGGCGGGCTGGTGCGCCCAGCAGCCGGATCTCGTCCCCTTCACGGGCACCTGCCTGTTGCACCGCGCCGAGATCCTGCAGGTGCGCGGCGCGTGGGACGAGGCCCTGGCCGAGGCGGGCACGGCGGCCCGCCGCTTCGCGGAGCGCCGGGATCGGCGCGCCGCCGGCGAGGCGTGGTACCGGTGCGGCGAGGTCCTCCGCGCACGGGGGGACGTGCCGGGCGCCGAGCGCGCGTTCCGGCAGGCCAGCCGGCACGGGCGCGAGCCGCAGCCGGGCCTGGCGTTGCTGCGGCTCGACCAGGGGCGCGCCGACGTCGCATGGGCGGCCGTCCGGGGGGCGCTCGACGCGGCCGGCGGCTGGGTCGAGCGCGCGCGCCTGCTCCCGGCGTACGTCGACATCGCGCTCGCGGCGGGCGACCTCGACGCGGCGTCGGCGGCGAGCGACGAGCTCGGGGAGATCGCCGCGCGCAACGGGCGGACCATGCTGCGCGCGGCGGCCGAGCAGGCGCGCGGCGCCGTGGAGCTGGCCGGGGGGCGCGCCCGCGAGGCCGCCGCGCGACTGCGGCGGGCCGCGCAGATGTGGCTCGACCTCGCGGCGCCCTACGAGGCGGCCCGCGCCCGGATGCTCGTGGCGGCGGCGTGCAGGGCCACGGGCGACACGGAGACGGCGACGCTGGAGGACGCCGCCGCGCGGGAGGAGCTCGCCCGGCTGGGCGCCGTGGCCGGGCGCGAGCGGCACGGCCTGACGCCGCGCGAGCTCCAGGTGCTGCGCCGGCTCGCCACCGGCGAGAGCAACACGGCGATCGCCGCGCGGCTCGGGGTGAGTCGGCGGACCGTCGACCGCCACGTGAGCAACCTCTACGCGAAGCTCCGCGTCTCGTCGCGCGCGGCGGCGACGGCCTACGCCTACGAGCACGAGCTCGTCTGACCCCGGCGTGGGTCATCCGACCCACGCCGGGGTCACGCCGGTCTGGGTGCGTTCGCCGAAGCGGCCGGGGGGGTCGGCGGGGCAGGCTCGCCGCAGTATCCGAGCGGAGGGGGCCGAGGTGACCACCGTCGACAGGAAGACGAGGACGCAGGCGGACGTGCTGGCGGAGGTGCGGCGCCTGGCGCCGGCGATCGGACGGCGGGCCGGCGAGGTGGAGGCGGGTCGCCGCGTGCCCCGCGACCTGCTCGACGGCCTCGCCGCCGCGGGGGTGTTCCGCCTGCTCCGCCCGGCCGGACACGGCGGCCTCGCCGCCGACCTGCCGGGCGCGCTGCGCGTCTACGAGGAGCTCGCCCGCGCCGACGCGTCGGTCGGCTGGATCGCCGCGCTCGGGTCGGCGTCGTGGCGCGACCTCGCCGGGCTGCCGCGCACCGGCTTCGACGAGCTGTTCGCCGGCGCACCGGACGCGATCACCGCCGGCGTCTTCAGCCCCACCGGGGCCATCGGCCCGGCGGACGGCGGGTATCGGGTCAGCGGCCGCTGGAGCTTCGCGAGCGGCTGCGAGCACGCCGACTGGGTCTA harbors:
- a CDS encoding lysylphosphatidylglycerol synthase domain-containing protein, encoding MVIGVAAAAILGFGTLTLVGRVADFGRIEEAWDRAELGWLALCPAGLVLAYAGYVAGYRDMARADRGPVLAPGVTMRVVAVGFGAVALGSGPGGLAVDFWALRRAGAGLHEAARRVLGFNTLEWAILGVGAALAGALALSGLAGDVPTAMAATWLAVVPLCVALGMLVSSPRAAARLSRVDPARRRHGLHGVALRRPGTWLPWVADKLRVAFADSVGGLVLVRHVVRRPVRYRWGIAGFGLYWLGQLTIVQGAILAFEEHLNPVALVLAFATGYAATALPLPGGGAGGVEASMAFALHATGVSLEAAVLAVFTFRVVSFWVPIVPAMFVATSIPRLHEELLPATPRQSW
- a CDS encoding HAD-IIA family hydrolase, whose amino-acid sequence is MATWALDLDGVLWRGTAPIAGAAAAVARLRGRGVRVVFLTNNAGATVGEQLAKLASFGVPCERDDLLTSAQAAATLVAPGSVVLPCAGAGVREALAARGARLVEEGPAHVVVVGWHREFDFARLARAADAVRAGARLVGTNEDATYPTPDGLLPGAGSLLAAVAYAAGAEPEVAGKPHRPMRALVAERVGPVATVVGDRPSTDGALARALGARFALVLSGVTAAEEVPRVEPSPDVVAPDLAALVG
- a CDS encoding nuclear transport factor 2 family protein, encoding MPARSPRETALAYMEAWNAHDAGACAACFAEDGVREGRILARATAGGARFPRFVGRPAIRERIAGYMEAVPDLRVEVLRVGEGPEDTAWLEWRLTGTHERDWGAWTARGERVDVPAVSVYRVRDGLIAEEAEYIDPAVMMTPPG
- a CDS encoding glycosyltransferase family 4 protein; this translates as MRIALVCPYSWTSPGGVQSHVRGLARALTDAGLAVRVVAPADGPVEPGLVRAVGRTVPVRDNGSVVPVALAPAAVRRTARAVRDGGFDVVHVHEPVIPAVGLTAVLAAGDAALVGTFHRYAERPGWYRVFGALCRAVLGRLDARVAVSEAARRHVAATCPGEYLVIPNGIDAGAQPRGRRDDDGRAGRLVFVGRPDARKGLGVLLDAFARLPGRPTLDLVGVEAAAVPARALDGARGRVRAHGVVSDARRDALLRRADVLCLPALSGESFGIVAAEAMAAGLPVVATRVGGLPELVRPGTGALVPPGDPAATAAAIQRLLSRPEDRLRAGRAARRRALELDWSRVAARLLDVYAEALARRMARAAGARPG
- a CDS encoding DUF4126 domain-containing protein, coding for MDPATAIGSVFAAVGLSGAAGLNAYLPLLAGALLERLGVVELGEPFGALSSDAGIAVLAALLAADVVADKVPGVDHLLHVAGAVIHPVAGALLFVGGTGPETGIPAAVAAILGAATAETVHGGRAALRPASTATTAGVGNPVLSLAEDLGSLALTVLAFAAPLVALLVVLALLAAAIGGVRRLVGAAARRPRGRG
- a CDS encoding LuxR C-terminal-related transcriptional regulator, yielding MDADVLGTAHEAYGRRAWALAHELLGRADAVAPLGADDLERLAVAAYMLGRDDEQIDALARAHRAHLRGGRRAGAVRAAFWLAVHLTIRGEAARATGWLRRARRLMAQEAGDCPERGYLASADALRCMASGDWAGTRLAASRAVEAGQRFGDPDLVALGLADLGRALVEEGSVVDGLEALDEAMVAATAGELTPVATGFVYCGVIEGCHAAFDLARAGEWTAALAGWCAQQPDLVPFTGTCLLHRAEILQVRGAWDEALAEAGTAARRFAERRDRRAAGEAWYRCGEVLRARGDVPGAERAFRQASRHGREPQPGLALLRLDQGRADVAWAAVRGALDAAGGWVERARLLPAYVDIALAAGDLDAASAASDELGEIAARNGRTMLRAAAEQARGAVELAGGRAREAAARLRRAAQMWLDLAAPYEAARARMLVAAACRATGDTETATLEDAAAREELARLGAVAGRERHGLTPRELQVLRRLATGESNTAIAARLGVSRRTVDRHVSNLYAKLRVSSRAAATAYAYEHELV